The Thomasclavelia ramosa DSM 1402 genome includes a region encoding these proteins:
- a CDS encoding PTS transporter subunit EIIC has translation MDYKEIADQIIIAIGGQDNVKYVTHCVTRLRFVLKNKNLVNQDKINEIDGVLGSTFGAGQFQIIMGKNLSATFTQVVKNYNFEVAEIIDEILDEDIKEKDDSPIWKRGIKNIFNFLSACVTPMIPGLTVAGLIKVFLVLTSLAWPEIVDNQTYLVINGIVNTSFYFMPVFVAYGAAIRLGSTPIYSMIVACLLIHPDIIGMLSAEEPLKILGFTAYSASYASSFLPAILSTVAVANIEKLLNKYLPGMFKGIFVGGLTLVLASLLTLTVLGPIGFFAGEYFINFLVWMQSTIGPFALGALGGVLPFVIMSGMHTVFGPVMMQSIASLGYEGFLRPTQFVHNVAEGGACFGVALKTKNPELRSQAISSGVGAILAGVSEPAIYGINLRLKKPMYGVMAGGAVGGCIAGFFGVKAFAYGNPSILALPIYGETIIGVIIAIIAAFVVSSVVSYFSGFEDVPVKNKNFQQNSH, from the coding sequence ATGGATTATAAAGAAATAGCCGATCAAATCATTATAGCGATTGGCGGACAGGATAATGTTAAATATGTAACCCACTGTGTTACAAGATTACGATTTGTATTAAAAAATAAAAATCTAGTTAATCAAGATAAGATTAATGAAATTGATGGAGTATTGGGCTCAACCTTTGGTGCCGGTCAATTTCAAATAATTATGGGGAAAAATTTATCTGCGACATTTACTCAAGTAGTTAAAAATTATAATTTTGAAGTAGCAGAAATTATTGATGAAATTTTGGATGAAGATATTAAAGAAAAAGATGATTCGCCAATTTGGAAAAGAGGAATAAAAAATATTTTCAATTTCTTATCTGCATGTGTTACACCAATGATTCCTGGGCTTACTGTAGCTGGATTAATAAAAGTATTTTTGGTACTAACCTCATTAGCGTGGCCGGAAATTGTTGATAATCAAACATATCTAGTTATAAATGGTATTGTTAATACTTCTTTCTACTTTATGCCTGTTTTTGTAGCATACGGTGCAGCAATCAGATTAGGAAGTACACCTATTTATTCAATGATAGTAGCTTGTCTACTGATCCATCCAGATATTATTGGGATGTTAAGTGCTGAAGAGCCCTTAAAAATATTAGGCTTCACAGCTTATTCAGCAAGTTATGCTTCATCTTTTTTACCAGCAATATTATCAACTGTAGCAGTTGCAAATATTGAAAAGCTTTTGAATAAGTATTTACCGGGAATGTTTAAAGGAATTTTTGTTGGTGGATTAACACTTGTTCTTGCAAGTCTTTTAACCCTTACTGTATTAGGCCCAATTGGTTTTTTTGCTGGTGAATATTTTATTAATTTCTTAGTTTGGATGCAAAGCACGATTGGTCCATTTGCGCTTGGAGCTCTCGGTGGTGTATTGCCATTTGTAATAATGTCAGGAATGCATACTGTTTTTGGCCCTGTAATGATGCAAAGTATTGCATCATTAGGTTATGAAGGTTTTTTAAGGCCAACACAATTTGTTCATAATGTTGCTGAGGGAGGAGCTTGTTTTGGGGTAGCACTAAAAACTAAGAATCCAGAATTACGTTCACAAGCGATTAGTAGTGGTGTCGGGGCTATTCTAGCCGGGGTATCAGAGCCGGCTATCTACGGAATCAATCTGCGTCTAAAAAAGCCAATGTATGGTGTTATGGCTGGTGGTGCAGTTGGCGGTTGTATTGCTGGATTTTTTGGAGTAAAGGCATTTGCTTATGGTAATCCTAGTATTTTGGCACTTCCTATTTATGGGGAAACGATTATTGGCGTCATTATCGCAATTATTGCGGCATTTGTTGTATCTAGTGTGGTGAGTTATTTCTCAGGATTTGAAGATGTTCCAGTAAAAAATAAAAACTTCCAACAAAATAGTCATTAG
- a CDS encoding PTS sugar transporter subunit IIA produces the protein MIKIFKSLKNNQKNTNNVYAVVNGVSFNLEYVDDNVFSKKVMGEGVAIVPTSSEVCAPCAGVLTTLFPTGHAFGITRDDGVEILVHIGLDTVNLKGKGFTILKKKNQKVGAGEKIIKLDLNYLRNENIDYTIMIVFLDTKGKTLKLEKYGKVTAGKSIITVM, from the coding sequence ATGATAAAGATATTTAAATCATTAAAAAATAATCAAAAAAATACAAATAATGTATATGCAGTTGTAAATGGAGTCAGTTTTAATCTTGAATATGTTGATGACAATGTATTTTCAAAAAAAGTAATGGGAGAAGGGGTTGCTATTGTTCCGACCTCGTCAGAGGTCTGTGCCCCTTGCGCAGGAGTATTAACGACATTATTTCCTACTGGTCATGCTTTTGGAATTACACGAGATGACGGTGTTGAAATCTTGGTTCATATTGGACTAGATACCGTTAATTTAAAAGGAAAAGGATTTACAATATTAAAAAAGAAAAATCAAAAAGTTGGAGCTGGTGAAAAAATTATTAAACTAGATCTTAATTATTTAAGAAATGAAAATATTGACTATACAATTATGATTGTTTTTCTAGATACTAAAGGAAAAACATTAAAATTAGAAAAATATGGTAAAGTAACGGCTGGAAAGTCGATTATCACGGTTATGTAG
- a CDS encoding ROK family protein has product MDEFLSEIYIEVFKQWILMQSNKNLAISLSDDYKTIAIKNKYSTSQVNFYNMNIVEFSVENLIKKEVEFYLHFQIKNIKHAIQLFDEMLETIKQLTNKPALKVLLCCTGGLTTGYFADRINQITKLLNIDVQVSAVSYNNLYKASEDYDMIMLAPQISYMYAKVCEILKNKIVLNIPPAIFAKYDVKKMLSIIEEERNYKRTLAKGMHKPLKAKNMQPSGVKTLCLALIRNSNRVHIVYRLYDENNSILENNEIIKPTLSIQDYYDVIDSMLAKYVDIKVIGLSTPGIIRGDQIISMSIKGLEKISITHDFTLKYSQKFVFSNDANTIALGYYSSKENCSSLSFVFQPVSSNSGAGHIVNDRLIAGHHHVAGEIQYLPLSYSKDVLELHQTPEGAIEAMAKTVTSIISFLDPQIIVICCFLITNIEELKKEVAKYIPKDYIPEIVLIDYLQEYMLLGTLLLCHQD; this is encoded by the coding sequence ATGGATGAATTCTTGAGTGAAATTTATATAGAGGTATTTAAACAGTGGATCTTAATGCAAAGTAATAAAAATTTAGCTATAAGTCTATCGGATGATTATAAAACGATTGCTATTAAGAATAAATATAGTACTAGCCAGGTTAATTTTTATAATATGAATATAGTTGAATTTTCGGTTGAAAATTTAATAAAAAAAGAAGTTGAATTTTATCTCCATTTCCAAATTAAAAATATCAAACATGCAATTCAATTATTTGATGAAATGTTAGAAACGATCAAGCAATTAACAAATAAACCAGCTTTAAAAGTTTTACTTTGTTGTACTGGTGGGTTAACGACAGGTTATTTTGCTGATCGGATCAATCAAATAACAAAGTTACTTAATATCGATGTTCAAGTGTCTGCGGTTAGCTATAATAATCTTTATAAGGCTAGTGAAGATTATGACATGATTATGTTGGCACCACAAATCTCATATATGTATGCAAAGGTATGTGAGATTTTAAAAAATAAAATCGTTTTAAATATCCCGCCTGCTATATTTGCTAAATATGATGTAAAAAAGATGTTATCGATTATTGAAGAGGAGCGTAATTATAAACGAACCTTGGCAAAAGGAATGCATAAACCGTTGAAAGCTAAAAATATGCAGCCTAGTGGTGTTAAAACATTGTGTCTTGCTTTAATTAGGAATAGTAATCGTGTTCATATTGTGTACCGTTTATATGATGAAAATAATAGTATTTTAGAAAATAATGAAATTATCAAACCTACTTTATCAATCCAAGATTATTATGATGTAATCGATAGCATGCTGGCTAAATATGTAGATATTAAAGTTATTGGATTATCGACTCCGGGAATTATACGTGGTGATCAGATTATCTCAATGAGTATAAAGGGGCTAGAGAAAATTTCAATTACTCATGATTTTACTTTGAAATATTCGCAAAAATTTGTTTTTAGTAATGATGCTAATACAATTGCTTTAGGCTATTATAGTTCTAAAGAAAACTGTTCATCACTGTCATTTGTTTTTCAACCGGTTAGTTCGAACTCAGGGGCAGGACATATTGTAAATGATCGTTTGATTGCTGGACACCATCATGTAGCTGGAGAAATACAATATTTGCCATTATCATATTCAAAAGATGTTTTAGAATTACATCAAACACCAGAAGGAGCCATTGAAGCAATGGCTAAAACTGTTACATCAATAATCAGTTTTTTAGATCCGCAAATTATTGTTATATGTTGTTTTTTAATTACTAATATTGAAGAATTGAAAAAAGAGGTAGCTAAATATATTCCTAAAGATTATATTCCTGAAATTGTTTTAATTGATTATCTCCAAGAATATATGTTATTAGGTACGCTATTATTATGTCATCAAGATTAA
- a CDS encoding class II D-tagatose-bisphosphate aldolase non-catalytic subunit has product MNKKVTIREAVNYVINSKGEKHTLLGIGPMSENFLRASLEISKEKDFPLMYIASRNQVDAYKFGGGYVFNSDQKLFKEKIEEIAQEINYDNVYYLCRDHGGPWQRDKERADHLPEDEAMAIAKESYKEDILNGFDLLHIDPTKDPDEYCKVVDIDVVFNRTIELIEYCEQVRKEYGIEREIAYEVGTEETSGGLTSMDRYENFIQRIESYTQEHDLPMPIFIVGQTGTLTRLTKNVGNFSYENSLELSAISTKYGVGLKEHNGDYLSEAKLLAHLPLNITAMNVAPAFGTIETMALLELIEVEKQFAKFNMIKEPSNLENVIKYESIHSMKWKKWLTDEVDMSDLDNLDEQTTLQITELCGHYTYSKPKVALEINKLYENLASIKIDGKRFVIEKLKEEMQKHVRCFNMEGLTSKMLACKKG; this is encoded by the coding sequence ATGAATAAAAAAGTTACAATTAGAGAAGCAGTTAATTATGTAATTAATTCAAAAGGAGAAAAACATACATTACTTGGGATTGGACCTATGTCTGAAAATTTTTTACGGGCATCTTTAGAAATTTCAAAAGAAAAAGATTTTCCATTAATGTATATTGCAAGTCGTAATCAAGTTGATGCATATAAATTTGGTGGTGGATATGTATTCAACAGTGATCAAAAGTTATTCAAAGAAAAAATCGAAGAGATTGCGCAAGAAATTAATTATGATAATGTCTATTATTTATGCCGTGATCATGGTGGACCATGGCAAAGAGATAAAGAAAGAGCAGATCATTTACCGGAAGATGAAGCTATGGCAATTGCCAAAGAGTCATATAAAGAAGATATTTTAAATGGTTTTGATTTATTACATATTGATCCAACTAAGGATCCTGATGAATATTGTAAAGTAGTGGATATAGATGTTGTCTTTAATCGTACTATAGAATTAATTGAGTATTGTGAGCAAGTTAGAAAAGAATATGGAATTGAACGTGAAATTGCATATGAAGTAGGGACAGAAGAAACAAGTGGTGGTTTAACTTCGATGGATCGCTATGAAAATTTTATCCAAAGAATTGAATCTTATACTCAAGAACATGATTTACCAATGCCAATTTTTATCGTTGGTCAAACTGGAACGTTAACACGTTTAACTAAAAATGTTGGGAATTTCAGTTATGAAAATTCTTTAGAATTAAGTGCAATATCAACTAAATATGGAGTAGGATTAAAGGAACATAATGGTGATTATTTAAGTGAAGCTAAATTACTAGCACATTTACCTTTAAATATCACAGCAATGAATGTTGCTCCAGCTTTTGGAACGATTGAAACGATGGCTTTATTAGAGTTAATTGAAGTAGAAAAACAGTTTGCTAAATTTAATATGATTAAAGAGCCATCAAATTTAGAAAATGTTATTAAGTATGAATCAATTCATTCAATGAAATGGAAAAAATGGCTTACTGATGAAGTAGATATGTCGGATTTAGATAATTTAGATGAGCAAACAACATTACAAATTACAGAATTATGCGGTCATTATACTTATTCTAAACCTAAAGTAGCATTAGAAATTAATAAATTATATGAAAACTTAGCAAGCATTAAAATTGATGGAAAAAGATTTGTTATTGAAAAACTAAAAGAAGAAATGCAAAAACATGTTAGATGTTTTAATATGGAAGGATTAACATCAAAGATGCTTGCTTGTAAAAAAGGATAA
- a CDS encoding PTS sugar transporter subunit IIA: MQEKAIHKEMVFLKQALSTKDDVIELLSDQAIKLDLINSKKDFKEAVYKREEMASTSIGYQIAIPHGISHTVNRAFIGFVQIKDAFHWNHDEKQSVQLIFLIGVPQDNQNNIHLKFISLLSRRLLDDNFRKQLIEVEDVEDAYRALNAINEQL; the protein is encoded by the coding sequence ATGCAGGAAAAAGCAATTCATAAGGAAATGGTCTTCTTAAAGCAAGCTTTATCGACTAAAGATGATGTTATTGAATTATTATCAGATCAGGCTATTAAACTAGATTTAATTAATAGTAAAAAAGATTTTAAAGAAGCGGTTTATAAACGAGAAGAAATGGCTTCAACTTCAATTGGTTACCAAATTGCAATTCCTCATGGAATTAGTCATACTGTTAATCGTGCTTTTATTGGATTTGTTCAAATAAAGGATGCATTTCATTGGAATCATGATGAGAAACAATCAGTCCAATTGATTTTCCTTATAGGCGTGCCCCAAGATAATCAAAATAATATTCATCTTAAATTTATTTCTTTATTAAGTAGAAGACTTTTAGATGATAATTTTAGAAAGCAATTGATTGAAGTAGAAGATGTTGAAGATGCATATCGTGCATTAAATGCAATCAATGAACAATTATAG
- a CDS encoding PTS fructose transporter subunit IIB, translating to MKIVAVTACPTGIAHTYMAQEAIEKECRNRGYEVKVETQGSMGIENELEQEEIDEADAVILAIAVGIDGEERFEEKQDAGKVIQVEPGDVIKDAVRVIDQAENL from the coding sequence ATGAAAATTGTTGCAGTTACAGCATGCCCAACCGGTATTGCGCATACGTACATGGCTCAAGAAGCAATTGAAAAAGAATGTCGTAATCGTGGTTACGAAGTAAAAGTAGAAACTCAAGGAAGTATGGGGATTGAAAACGAATTAGAACAAGAGGAAATTGATGAAGCGGATGCTGTTATTTTGGCAATTGCAGTGGGGATCGATGGTGAAGAACGTTTTGAAGAAAAACAAGATGCTGGTAAAGTAATTCAAGTCGAACCTGGGGATGTAATTAAAGATGCCGTTAGGGTTATAGATCAAGCAGAAAACTTATAG
- a CDS encoding PTS fructose transporter subunit IIC produces MKNNKVWKDIQKAFNTGVSYMLPSVVVGGILLAVALATGTATDTGMEVTNPFMKNLNDLGSAGFAMMIPILSGYIAYSLAGKPGIAPGMILGYVANNPIGESEVKTGFLGAMILGLATGYLVRWCKTWKVSNTIKTIMPILIVPIFTTFILGIIYIYVISVPIGACMDWLVKFLSGMQGGNAVLLGAIIGAMTAVDMGGPINKTATAFTLALMAEGVYAPNGAHRIACAIPPLALALSTFIDRKKYSADDKNLGISALFMGTIGITEAAIPFAVKDMKRVLPAIIIGSAVGGALGMMNGVEALVPHGGLIILPVVNGKLWYVLAMLVGVLVSAAILHFTKPNLDIAEKEEK; encoded by the coding sequence ATGAAAAATAATAAAGTATGGAAAGATATTCAAAAAGCCTTTAATACTGGGGTTTCGTATATGCTTCCTTCAGTTGTGGTTGGTGGGATTCTATTAGCGGTTGCTTTAGCAACAGGGACAGCAACGGATACTGGAATGGAAGTAACTAATCCTTTCATGAAAAATTTAAATGATTTAGGATCAGCTGGTTTTGCTATGATGATTCCAATTTTATCTGGGTATATCGCTTATTCATTGGCTGGAAAACCTGGGATAGCTCCAGGGATGATCTTAGGATATGTAGCAAATAATCCAATTGGTGAATCAGAGGTTAAAACAGGATTCTTAGGCGCAATGATTTTAGGGTTAGCAACTGGTTATTTAGTTCGTTGGTGTAAAACATGGAAAGTTTCAAATACGATTAAAACAATCATGCCTATTTTAATTGTTCCTATTTTTACAACATTTATTTTAGGAATTATCTATATTTACGTTATTTCTGTTCCGATTGGAGCTTGTATGGACTGGCTTGTTAAATTTTTAAGTGGAATGCAAGGAGGAAATGCAGTTCTCTTAGGTGCAATCATTGGTGCAATGACAGCAGTTGATATGGGTGGACCAATTAATAAGACGGCAACGGCATTTACTCTTGCGTTGATGGCAGAAGGTGTTTATGCTCCAAATGGTGCTCATCGAATTGCTTGTGCAATTCCGCCATTAGCATTAGCTTTATCTACTTTTATTGATCGTAAAAAATATAGTGCAGATGATAAGAATTTAGGAATATCGGCATTATTCATGGGAACGATTGGAATTACTGAAGCAGCGATTCCTTTTGCGGTAAAAGATATGAAAAGAGTTTTACCAGCAATTATTATTGGTAGTGCAGTAGGTGGGGCACTAGGGATGATGAATGGAGTCGAAGCATTAGTTCCTCATGGTGGTTTGATTATTTTACCAGTAGTCAATGGCAAATTATGGTATGTATTAGCGATGCTGGTAGGAGTATTAGTATCCGCAGCAATCTTACATTTTACAAAGCCAAATTTAGATATAGCAGAAAAAGAAGAAAAATAA
- a CDS encoding BglG family transcription antiterminator: MISARMFKIIRFLNQKKESSYKEIGNALDLKERNVRYDIDCINDALSLKGLSEIEKRSKGQLIVPIDLDLNILLEDSEFIFSADERMQLLRFIIMFDVHSLNIKKLSEKFQVSRRSIQNDLDTLIKEFNQYGLSLVYNRHFHLIEDDHKGYPLRVNELKKYIYLFSNKLSEYNTFELELMKLLYRIYNFDILHIYDWITNKMKMMSWTFSDDSFDWYVANILTTCWYIIKEKQLPSCPKKIDVEDYSLQELEMIINKQLDDNQKKLIMSYSSYTNKYGEVDINLDLIMTEDIIIQLVTMMSDELGVFFLRDMILIKGLLNHVAPMLERIKNNIRVYELSQTVIPQSYEYVFEVLKSIVLSIQPLQEISQEELIYITIHFIASIQRLRANDYKNILLICGLGFGATALLKDTLRNEYQVQVIDSIPAYDLEHYQKWEQIDIVISTSKLILPVKKTLIVVNAIFDNHDHNKLEAVGIRKKNVLTNYIAIEKRLGFLNSPEREKVLEIIKEELGYKDVRIPKKYYNISDLLGENCIRYVKSFSNWKDAIKLSTDILIQHGCIKSEYYEGLMSVIKESGFYAVTDSKFALFHSGNTSSVKISSMSLIVTDEPVWFDNKQVRVIFCLASKDKKEHIPAIVKLMRMVNDAKLIEKLESCNNQNNIIKVINECEKEVLSQYI; the protein is encoded by the coding sequence ATGATTAGTGCTAGAATGTTTAAAATTATTAGATTTTTAAATCAAAAAAAAGAATCTAGTTATAAAGAAATCGGCAATGCTTTAGATCTTAAAGAACGTAATGTACGTTACGACATAGATTGTATTAACGATGCTTTGAGTTTAAAAGGATTGTCTGAAATTGAAAAGCGTTCTAAAGGACAATTAATTGTCCCAATTGATTTAGATTTAAATATTTTATTAGAAGATAGTGAATTTATTTTTTCAGCTGATGAGAGGATGCAATTATTACGTTTTATTATTATGTTTGATGTTCATAGTCTAAATATTAAAAAGTTAAGTGAAAAATTTCAAGTATCGCGTCGTTCAATTCAAAATGATTTGGATACTCTTATTAAAGAATTTAATCAGTATGGTCTATCGCTAGTCTATAATCGTCATTTTCATTTAATTGAAGATGATCATAAGGGATATCCTTTAAGGGTCAATGAGTTAAAAAAATATATCTATTTATTTAGTAATAAACTTTCTGAATATAATACATTTGAATTAGAATTAATGAAATTGTTATATAGAATCTATAATTTTGATATTCTTCATATTTATGACTGGATCACTAATAAAATGAAAATGATGAGTTGGACTTTTAGTGATGATTCGTTTGATTGGTATGTAGCAAATATATTAACTACTTGCTGGTATATTATAAAAGAGAAGCAATTGCCATCTTGTCCTAAAAAAATTGATGTAGAAGATTATTCACTCCAAGAACTGGAAATGATAATTAATAAACAATTAGATGATAATCAAAAAAAACTAATTATGAGTTATTCTAGTTATACTAATAAATATGGTGAGGTTGATATCAATTTGGATTTAATAATGACTGAAGATATTATAATTCAACTTGTGACAATGATGTCTGATGAGTTAGGAGTATTTTTTTTACGGGATATGATTTTAATAAAAGGATTATTGAATCATGTGGCACCGATGTTGGAACGAATAAAAAATAATATTCGAGTTTATGAGTTAAGTCAAACAGTGATTCCACAAAGTTATGAATATGTATTTGAAGTTTTAAAATCAATTGTATTGAGTATTCAACCGTTACAAGAGATCAGTCAAGAAGAATTAATTTATATTACTATTCATTTTATTGCAAGTATTCAAAGATTAAGAGCAAATGACTATAAAAATATTTTACTAATATGTGGCTTAGGTTTTGGCGCTACAGCACTTTTAAAAGATACTCTAAGAAATGAATATCAGGTTCAAGTGATTGATAGTATTCCAGCGTATGATCTAGAGCATTATCAGAAATGGGAGCAAATAGATATTGTTATTTCAACGTCAAAGTTAATCCTCCCAGTAAAAAAAACTTTGATTGTTGTAAATGCAATTTTTGATAATCATGATCATAATAAATTAGAAGCGGTGGGAATTAGAAAAAAGAATGTTTTAACGAATTATATTGCAATTGAAAAAAGATTGGGATTTTTAAATTCTCCTGAGCGTGAAAAAGTACTTGAAATAATTAAAGAAGAACTTGGCTATAAAGATGTTAGGATTCCTAAGAAATACTATAATATAAGTGATTTATTAGGTGAAAATTGTATTCGTTATGTTAAATCATTTAGCAATTGGAAAGATGCAATCAAACTTTCAACTGATATTTTAATACAACATGGATGTATTAAATCTGAATATTATGAAGGCTTGATGAGTGTCATTAAGGAATCAGGGTTTTATGCTGTAACAGATAGTAAATTTGCGTTATTTCATAGTGGGAACACATCATCGGTTAAAATAAGTTCAATGAGTCTGATTGTAACTGATGAACCCGTATGGTTCGATAATAAACAAGTTAGGGTTATCTTTTGTTTAGCGAGTAAAGATAAAAAAGAACATATTCCTGCAATTGTTAAATTAATGCGAATGGTCAATGATGCAAAGCTGATTGAAAAGCTGGAATCATGTAATAACCAGAATAATATTATAAAAGTTATTAATGAATGTGAAAAAGAAGTGTTATCACAATATATATAA
- the fsa gene encoding fructose-6-phosphate aldolase, whose protein sequence is MRFFLDTANVEEIKKANDMGVICGVTTNPSIIAKEGRDFNEVIKEIAAIVDGPISGEVKATTVDAEGMIKEGREIAKIHKNMVVKLPTTAEGLKACRVLSGEGIKTNLTLIFNVPQAILAARAGATYVSPFVGRIDDISMDGLQLIRDIAAIFKTHDIKAQIISASVRNACHVIECAKAGADLATVPYSVIEQMLKHPLTAEGIEKFQKDYRAVFGG, encoded by the coding sequence ATGAGATTTTTTTTAGATACGGCTAATGTCGAAGAAATAAAAAAAGCAAATGATATGGGGGTTATTTGTGGTGTTACTACCAATCCCTCTATTATTGCTAAAGAAGGTCGAGACTTTAATGAGGTAATTAAGGAGATTGCTGCAATTGTTGACGGTCCTATCAGCGGAGAAGTCAAAGCCACAACTGTTGATGCTGAAGGCATGATCAAAGAAGGCCGGGAAATTGCAAAAATCCATAAGAATATGGTTGTTAAGCTTCCAACTACTGCTGAGGGCTTGAAGGCATGCCGGGTACTGTCCGGTGAAGGGATCAAAACAAATCTGACATTGATTTTTAATGTTCCGCAGGCAATCCTGGCAGCCAGAGCCGGAGCAACCTATGTTTCTCCATTTGTTGGAAGAATCGATGATATCTCGATGGACGGACTGCAGCTGATCAGAGATATTGCCGCAATATTCAAAACGCATGATATCAAAGCGCAGATCATCTCAGCCAGTGTCAGAAACGCCTGTCATGTTATCGAATGTGCTAAAGCCGGAGCGGATCTGGCAACTGTTCCTTACAGTGTTATTGAACAAATGCTGAAACATCCTTTGACTGCTGAGGGGATTGAAAAATTCCAAAAAGACTATCGAGCAGTATTTGGAGGCTAA